A single genomic interval of Anopheles marshallii chromosome 2, idAnoMarsDA_429_01, whole genome shotgun sequence harbors:
- the LOC128709117 gene encoding uncharacterized protein LOC128709117: MPRINFSRTERFAQMSKQEQLIAQKRQQILEKQRTLELAKQIAAEATKDTPSVTETPEDTTDTSGKVLLPFSNDGSFLERFKQLREKIVKQTDDQVKPAVPEPDATLNIESAPAVGVSASSSSEQMFKFDIPPPSLLPTLPPPPPPPPPPQLPAMADDVHFEPFYDLPPVVAADTSNVPDDTGRTGGRSEVALPNCQVFSEHDKLPTTVEELIQLVADIGDVYEDKLCSRKNDLHPSLWFVFDKQSEAYRGFRRMIAIRRETQAEDDAADAGLHSRRVNDAILISGDEQEEEDDDDAKYDPADVLDDSIIDDGQENHAKQQTAGGIPEGSKGTSEIPIHMMPNFYGDERHFYDDKSTTETDSDTEYVREARERNLKNLKRKTFDAGNRREDGSSTDSDDDYHGGLGDSANESLNDKNGGSSGAGGSATGGSGGGGGGGGAGSGSRGHRQKFRKKSRWGENTDGAGTAGSQEGVMTGSTQQQNQQPQPPVQQGSIPGIPWTGGHLNVPPPPPPPPMPAAPGTSLDRNNPGLLQYVFHHYGTVADVSPECWSKAEEHYRLQLLYDDLTQKIQQHDQFLRVSVTEGQRVDSDEERRLNTIKLEAIMCWISEITHLYERIRPKHLSEFLMRDDYERFVERFRRTSDRQPNFEDYKEFRLREANGTLADAAVSGAARPDDGSGKREYSSTDSDFVSYREPGQSTSGQQQGSAHGNGKSETSTVEPTSTVGGGEKRAAEGTVEEQHQQQLAAKRRKSRWGGQVECGPQFVPGQSFRTQPPPPLPAHPPGPPPSLPSTKLSTVSRTDPALLAYARQNFGTTNLSEEDWKKAEDHYKINLLYQDMLRKRQEIDRLANSGRFKYEYDSDEDTTGGTWEHKLRQQEMEATQKWANELTRQSEGKHHIGDFLPPEELRKFMEKYEAQKNNRQPNLSDYKDYKLREDNVGFQMLQKLGWKQGQGLGADGSGIVDPINKAAQRDNNQGLGIITPDNPEVNDNEYDAYRKRMMLAYRFRPNPLNNPRRAYY; encoded by the exons CGTGACGGAGACACCGGAAGATACGACAGATACGTCGGGAAAGGTGTTGCTACCGTTCAGCAACGACGGTTCATTTCTCGAGCGGTTCAAGCAACTGAGAGAGAAGATAGTAAAACAGACCGACGATCAGGTGAAACCAGCGGTCCCAGAACCGGACGCTACGCTAAACATTGAATCCGCACCTGCTGTGGGTGTGTCTGCTAG cagcagcagcgaacagATGTTCAAGTTTGACATCCCACCACCATCGCTTTTACCAACGCTTCCACCACCgcctccgccaccaccaccaccacagctACCAGCCATGGCAGATGATGTCCATTTCGAACCGTTTTACGATCTGCCGCCCGTGGTGGCGGCCGACACTAGCAACGTACCGGATGATACCGGCCGTACCGGCGGTAGAAGCGAGGTAGCACTGCCGAACTGCCAAG TATTTTCAGAACATGATAAATTACCAACCACAGTTGAAGAATTAATTCAATTGGTTGCCGATATCGGTGATGTTTATGAAGATAAATTATGTTCacgtaaaaatgatttgcatcCGTCGCTTTG GTTCGTGTTCGATAAGCAATCGGAGGCGTACCGTGGCTTTCGCAGGATGATCGCGATAAGGCGCGAAACCCAAGCGGAAGACGATGCAGCGGATGCGGGTTTACACAGCAGAAGAGTAAACGATGCAATACTGATCAGTGGCGATGAgcaggaggaggaagatgatgatgacgccAAATACGATCCCGCCGATGTGCTGGACGATTCGATCATCGACGATGGGCAGGAGAACCACGCGAAGCAACAAACGGCTGGTGGTATACCCGAAGGCTCGAAAGGCACGTCCGAGATTCCTATTCACATGATGCCGAACTTTTACGGTGACGAGCGGCATTTCTACGATGACAAATCGACGACGGAAACGGACTCGGATACGGAATATGTACGGGAGGCACGGGAACGCAACCTAAAGAATCTCAAGCGCAAAACGTTTGATGCCGGGAACCGTCGTGAAGATGGCAGTTCGACCGACTCCGATGATGACTATCATGGAGGACTCGGAGATAGTGCAAATGAATCATTGAACGACAAAAATGGAGGTAGTTCCGGTGCGGGCGGCAGTGCTACCGGCggcagtggtggtggaggagggggaggaggTGCTGGAAGCGGTTCTCGTGGCCATCGGCAGAAGTTTCGCAAAAAGTCACGCTGGGGTGAGAATACGGATGGGGCAGGAACAGCGGGCAGCCAGGAAGGTGTGATGACTGGgtcaacgcaacaacaaaatcagcaACCACAGCCACCGGTGCAGCAAGGAAGCATACCAGGAATTCCATGGACCGGGGGACATTTAAatgtaccaccaccacctccaccacccccAATGCCAGCAGCACCAGGTACGTCGCTCGATCGCAACAATCCCGGACTGTTGCAGTACGTGTTCCATCATTACGGTACGGTAGCGGATGTATCACCGGAATGCTGGAGCAAAGCGGAAGAACACTACCGTTTACAGCTGCTGTATGATGACCTGACGCAGAAGATACAGCAGCACGATCAGTTTTTGCGCGTCAGCGTGACGGAAGGGCAACGTGTGGACTCAGACGAAGAGCGCCGGCTGAACACGATCAAGCTAGAGGCGATTATGTGCTGGATCAGTGAGATAACGCACTTGTACGAACGCATACGCCCGAAGCATTTGAGCGAGTTTTTGATGCGGGACGATTACGAGCGTTTTGTGGAACGGTTCCGTCGAACTTCCGACCGGCAGCCGAATTTTGAAGACTACAAAGAGTTCCGGTTGCGCGAAGCTAATGGGACGCTTGCCGATGCCGCCGTGTCTGGTGCGGCCCGGCCGGATGATGGGTCGGGGAAACGCGAATACAGCTCGACCGATTCCGATTTCGTGTCCTATCGCGAACCTGGACAGTCGACTAGTGGTCAACAGCAGGGTAGCGCACACGGCAACGGGAAATCGGAAACAAGCACGGTAGAACCCACGTCAACGGTGGGCGGAGGTGAAAAGCGTGCCGCCGAAGGAACAGTTGAagaacagcatcagcaacaattGGCTGCAAAACGGCGCAAAAGTCGTTGGGGTGGTCAGGTGGAGTGTGGCCCACAGTTTGTTCCGGGTCAGAGTTTCCGGACACAACCGCCACCACCGCTACCAGCTCATCCACCAGGTCCACCGCCGTCCCTGCCATCGACCAAACTGTCCACAGTAAGTCGAACCGATCCGGCATTGTTGGCGTATGCGCGGCAAAATTTTGGAACCACAAACCTCTCGGAGGAAGACTGGAAGAAGGCAGAAGATCACTACAAGATCAACTTGCTTTACCAGGACATGTTGCGTAAGCGGCAGGAGATCGACCGACTGGCAAACAGTGGTCGATTCAAGTACGAGTACGACTCGGATGAGGATACGACGGGCGGTACCTGGGAACATAAGCTGCGCCAGCAGGAAATGGAAGCGACGCAAAAGTGGGCGAACGAGCTTACACGCCAGTCAGAGGGCAAGCATCATATTGGTGACTTTCTGCCACCGGAGGAGTTGCGCAAGTTTATGGAAAAATACGAAGCGCAGAAGAACAACCGTCAGCCAAATCTGAGCGACTACAAGGACTACAAACTGCGCGAGGATAACGTTGGGTTTCAGATGCTGCAGAAGCTTGGATGGAAGCAGGGCCAGGGCCTGGGTGCGGACGGTAGCGGTATTGTGGATCCAATCAATAA GGCCGCACAGCGAGACAATAATCAGGGCTTGGGCATCATTACCCCGGACAACCCGGAGGTCAACGATAACGAGTACGATGCGTACCGTAAGCGCATGATGTTAGCGTACCGGTTCCGGCCGAATCCGCTG aACAATCCGCGCCGCGCTTATTACTAA